Below is a genomic region from Dehalobacter sp..
GCCGATACGGTCAATACGTCCGAACCGCTGGATGATGCGGACAGGGTTCCAGTGGATATCGTAATTAACCAAATAGTCGCAATCCTGAAGATTCTGGCCTTCGGAAATGCAATCGGTGGCGATGAGGATGTCGATACAGTCGGCTGACCCCGGCATAAGCAGCGCTTTATCTTTGGAAACAGGTGAAAAACAAGTCAGAACATTGTTGAAGGTCGCCCTGAATTTCGGGATCGTTGTTTTTCCGTCCACCGTGCCGGTTATCATGGCGGTGTTAAGACCGTATTTCTCCTTTATATATCCGCTCACATTCTGGTACAGGTATTCGGCAGTGTCGGAAAATGCTGAAAACACAAGTACCTTTTTATTGTCTGCATTGATGGGCTTTTCGATTTTCTCCGAAATGAGCGCAAGCAGGGTTTGAAGCTTTGTATCATGCTCCGGCGTAATATCTGCAACCATAAGCGTCAGCAGCTCCAGTACTTCCGAATCCTGCTGAAGCGAGTCACGCCAGGTAACATAGTCCATATCGTTAAGATCGATTTTTACTTTTTTACCGGTGGTGAAGAATTCGGTGTTCTGATCATCATAATCGAATTCGGTTTCTTCACTGAACTTAAGAATCTCAACATCAGCGTCTCCGCCGGCCTCGAACATATCAATTTCAGCGATTGTATCATCAATCAGCTTCTTTATGCGCTGGAGAGTCAGACGGAAAGAATAGACGGAGCTTTCCAGCCGTTTGAGAAGGTTGATACTCATCAGGCGGCGGATGCCCTGCTCTCGCCCCGCACGGTTGATATTGACGTCAGGGTCGACATACTTGTCCCGTCTGCTTTCAAAAACAAAATCTGTTGGAATATAGACTGCAAGATTAAGCTTCATAAGCTCGTCATATATCTCGTTATAATTTATGGCGTTGTCCAAATCGGTCAGGCTTGGCCGCAGAGACACAGGCTTGAGCCTTTCCGGGAATTTTCCGATGTCATTCATGTTATAATACTTTTCAATATGCTTTCGGGAGCGAGCAATGGTCACACTGTCCAGTACTTCAAAGAAGTCAAAGTCCAGCATCTTTAAAAGCGTAGCTGTTGTTCTCTTTTCCGGTCCTAAGTCGCTCCAGATATTAAATGCTCTTTGAGCATTACGGAAAATCTCATCAATTGGTTTCGATGTGTTCAATTTTTCATTTATCAGGCAGGAATTTCCCTCATAAGCGAGTGCAAGCTGATTGCGTAAGTCGACAAAACGGTTGTTTACTGGTGTTGCTGACAGCATAAGCACCTTTGACTCCACACCCGGACGAATAACCTTATTCAAGAGTCGGAGATAACGGTTTTCACGCGCATCATCTCCATAAACTTCGCCGCCATTACGGAAATTGTGGGATTCGTCGATGACTATAAGCCCGTAATTCTCCCAATATATTTTTTCCAGGTCATTGCCGTTTGACATGCCGTGTTCGCGCGAAAGGTCAGTGTGGTAAAGAACAGTGTATCCAAGCCGGTCGGAAATGAGCGGATTATTTTTATAGTGGCTCCTGAAAGTGTTCCAATTGTCTGCCAGTTTCTTCGGGCATAGTACAAGCACAGATTTGTTCTTTTTCTCATAGTATTTGATTACTGCAAGGGCAGTGAACGTCTTGCCAAGTCCTACACTATCGGCCAGAATGCAGCCGTTGTACTTTTCCAGCTTGTTGATAATGGCAAGCGCCGCATCTTTTTGGAAATCATATAACATACTCCAGATTTTACTCTCTTTAAATCCGGTCGCTTCGTTTGGAAGCACATCCTCGGAGATGTCTTCGAGGAATTCATTGAATATGTTGTAAAGAGCCACGAAATAAAGAAACTCCGCCGAGTTTTCGTTATAAGCGGCGGTGATGCTCTCGATGACCTCTTCAGTTACGTCCTGTAATTTCGTTCTGTCATTCCAGACACTTTCAAACAGCCGGACGAATTCCTGACTGTGCGGTGCAGGGAACTTGGTAACCATGTTGTAGCTGTTATTCCCCCGTTCGCATCCAATGTCCACGGTGGTGAAGCCGTTGAGCGGCATATATGTAATCTGTTCATTGCCGGTATCTATGTTGAGGAAACCGCCCATGTTCTCCGGCGTAGTATTTGACTTGAACTTAACCTTTTTTCTGATCCAATCGGCACATTCACGGGCGATTGCTTTCTGCGTTAATTCGTTACGCAGCTTCACTTCAAATTCTGTTCCGTAAAGGCTGCGCTCACGACTTAAGCGGGGGATATAAAATTCGCGTTTTTCTTTAGGTGCTTTTTCAGTGACAAAGGCAGGCGATGTGAATATGAAACGAAGCTCGTCAATATTGTCAAATTGTTTTTTCAAAACCTGGTATGCGTATATGGAAAAACAAGCAGCAGCAATCGAAAGGCGGCTGCCCTTTTCGA
It encodes:
- a CDS encoding SNF2-related protein, encoding MEIFDNITKTVKNDLAVTIEKGSRLSIAAACFSIYAYQVLKKQFDNIDELRFIFTSPAFVTEKAPKEKREFYIPRLSRERSLYGTEFEVKLRNELTQKAIARECADWIRKKVKFKSNTTPENMGGFLNIDTGNEQITYMPLNGFTTVDIGCERGNNSYNMVTKFPAPHSQEFVRLFESVWNDRTKLQDVTEEVIESITAAYNENSAEFLYFVALYNIFNEFLEDISEDVLPNEATGFKESKIWSMLYDFQKDAALAIINKLEKYNGCILADSVGLGKTFTALAVIKYYEKKNKSVLVLCPKKLADNWNTFRSHYKNNPLISDRLGYTVLYHTDLSREHGMSNGNDLEKIYWENYGLIVIDESHNFRNGGEVYGDDARENRYLRLLNKVIRPGVESKVLMLSATPVNNRFVDLRNQLALAYEGNSCLINEKLNTSKPIDEIFRNAQRAFNIWSDLGPEKRTTATLLKMLDFDFFEVLDSVTIARSRKHIEKYYNMNDIGKFPERLKPVSLRPSLTDLDNAINYNEIYDELMKLNLAVYIPTDFVFESRRDKYVDPDVNINRAGREQGIRRLMSINLLKRLESSVYSFRLTLQRIKKLIDDTIAEIDMFEAGGDADVEILKFSEETEFDYDDQNTEFFTTGKKVKIDLNDMDYVTWRDSLQQDSEVLELLTLMVADITPEHDTKLQTLLALISEKIEKPINADNKKVLVFSAFSDTAEYLYQNVSGYIKEKYGLNTAMITGTVDGKTTIPKFRATFNNVLTCFSPVSKDKALLMPGSADCIDILIATDCISEGQNLQDCDYLVNYDIHWNPVRIIQRFGRIDRIGSRNARIQLVNFWPDLTLDDYINLKSRVETRMKISVMTSTGDDDLINSEEKGDLEYRKAQLKRLQEEVVDIEDMSSGISIMDLGLNEFRLDLLDYIKNNGDLDKIPLGLHAVVPAKDDAPPGVIFVLKNINGGVNIDNRNRLHPFYMVYIADDGEVVCDHLSPKEMLDKMRYLCKGKTKPLADLCRAFNQETRDGRDMRRLSELLSDAINSIIDVKEESDIDSLFKSGGTSALNTTITGLDDFELICFLVIR